In Schizosaccharomyces osmophilus chromosome 2, complete sequence, the following proteins share a genomic window:
- the ymc1 gene encoding mitochondrial carrier, glutamate/glycine — MTEGAFSQSAKDFFAGASGGVAQVLVGQPFDCVKVRLQSQSISSPLYNNALDCVKKISKNEGIGALYKGSVTPLLGIGFCVSVQFATYEYIKRFFGRNGNHMSVPQYYIAGAISGLASSFLVGPVEHIRIRLQIQTDANKLYSGPLDCIKKISSQYGMKGIMKGFNPTALREAHGSGVYFLTYETLIKSSMEKHQLKDRSKIPGWKLCVFGAACGYSMWIFAYPFDIVKSKIQTDGFLSKAIYKSAWQCAKGIYSTSGMMGFYRGFIPVLIRAAPVNGATFYVYETVSQSVRHL; from the exons ATGACAGAAGGAGCATTTTCACAGTCG GCAAAAGACTTCTTTGCTGGCGCAAGTGGAGGTGTAGCACAGGTTTTAGTCGGTCAGCCTTTTGATTGTGTAAAAGTTCGTCTTCAGTCTCAGAGCATCAGTTCTCCATTGTACAACAATGCTTTAGATTGtgtcaaaaaaatatccaaaaatgaGGGTATTGGAGCCCTTTACAAAGGTAGTGTTACACCCCTCTTAGGAATTGGATTTTGTGTCTCTGTCCAATTTGCTACATATGAGTATATCAAACGGTTTTTTGGTCGTAATGGGAATCACATGTCTGTGCCTCAATATTACATTGCAGGTGCGATTTCTGGGTTGGCCAGCTCATTCTTAGTAGGCCCTGTCGAGCATATTCGTATTCGTCTTCAAATTCAGACGGACGCCAATAAGTTGTACAGTGGGCCATTGGATTGTATCAAGAAAATATCTTCCCAATATGGAATGAAAGGAATTATGAAAGGGTTTAATCCCACTGCCCTTCGTGAGGCTCATGGTTCGGGTGTGTATTTTCTGACTTATGAAACGTTGATAAAGAGTAGCATGGAAAAGCATCAACTGAAGGACCGTTCTAAAATCCCAGGTTGGAAATTATGCGTTTTTGGTGCAGCATGTGGATACTCAATGTGGATATTTGCCTATCCTTTCGACATTGTCAAGTCTAAAATACAGACTGACGGCTTCCTATCAAAAGCTATCTATAAAAGTGCCTGGCAATGTGCTAAAGGAATCTATTCCACCTCCGGTATGATGGGATTCTATAGAGGTTTTATTCCGGTTTTAATACGTGCAGCTCCAGTAAATGGTGCCACATTTTATGTCTATGAAACCGTATCTCAAAGTGTCCGTCATCTTTAA